DNA sequence from the Juglans microcarpa x Juglans regia isolate MS1-56 chromosome 5S, Jm3101_v1.0, whole genome shotgun sequence genome:
GTGGCACCATTTACACGACTTTGGCTGTAACTTGCAAGCGGAGCAAGCGACCCAACACTCTCACCTTCAACAAAGCAGCACCGAGTGCAAGACTCAAGTTTCGAGTTTCGACTGTCGGAAGCAGCAGCACACCACGAAAAAACAGAGCATCCACTATGACTGATCAACACCAGGACCCCAATCCGCCCAAAAACTCgccctcttcttcctcttcttctaatAGAATTCCCGGCAACGGCACCGATTTCTCGGGTCACAAGGTCCGATACCCGAACCCCCCGGACGCCTCGAATCCGGACCCCACAACGCTCCGAGAGCAATGGAGGTTCGCTATCAAACAGTACAGCAGGTGGTACTCCAGCGCCTGGGGCACCGCCATTCTCGCTGGCATCTCTTTCTTCGCCCTCGGTTGGATCATCAAGGGTTCCAATCCCCTCCCTTCTTTCCGCGACAAGCACCCCGAGCCTTCCTCCTCTTCCGCTTCTTCATCTACCGATGATGCAAATGAAGCTCGCCCATGAATTCGGTGCGTTATTCTGTTATCTATGTCCCTGGGCGTGTATATAGGTTTTTTTGGGAACTTTTGCTGGGTTTCTTTTGACAGGTTCTGAGGACCTGTTTGCTACGtttcttttgagatttgatCAATAATTAGCTATTCTGTAAATCATGATTCCAATTGTGGATTTTTCGCTTTGGGAACGTGTCATCCCCGTTTCTAATATTTTGGATTGAATTGGTATTTGTCGAATTCTAAAGGTTGTTTTCGTGTTACTCTGAAGTGTTCAAACTTTCAGGCCTTGTGCAACACTGGAGTTCTGATTTACATAGCGCTGGCCTAGTGATTTAATTATCAATACACTGCGCAGATCAGTAGATGATGATAAAGGCATAACCTACGAATGGGAATTTTTCGGTTATGTGAATTGTGATGTCTGAGTTTAGGATTAATAGATTTGATTACTTCAGAAGTGCCTACTGAGTTTTCCTGGTGATGGTAAAATGTGGCTTTGTTGAGTGTGGACCTCTGTTGTGTCATGTTGAATACTTCATGGGGGGTTTTTTAGAGGTCTAGGCAATGTTGCTTTATGGCAATTTGAGCCTAAGAGGCgaaaatagtttgaattgaaaagGGAGTTTTCTCATAGTTGGTTATCTGCTGGTGTTTGTGTGAATTTGGTGTGTTTTCCTTAAGACTTGGGTATTATTTTGGTTGTAGCGTAGTGTTTTATTGGTAGTAGCATAGCTCTTCATATGATGCAATATGATAGCTCTTCATGCTACTATATTCATATCCCTGTAATTAAGTTATTCATGGTGCAATAATGATTGCAGGTGCCTCAGCAATAAGGAAGATAGCCACTCAATCCATGGGTCTCAGAACTGAACCTTCAACTGATTTTGGTGTTCATTGTCTTGAAAGTATcataacttttttgttttagatgCCAAAGGTACAATATGATGGTTCCGTCCAAATTATAGGATATGTTTGCGGTTGATTCACCATAGATGTCGTGGATAGTTTGAAGGCATGGTGTGCTGTGAAAGATTCATTGTATATTTGCAGCTGAAAGTTTTTTGAAGTTGTTTGGTAAATGATGTTCATCTTTGCCCGAGAAGTCTCTCCCCAGCTTTAGCTCGTTGCTTTTTAGTTTAAAATCAAGGAAAAGAGAGGTTATCGAAGCAGACTTGTTATCGAAGATCCGCAAAAATTTCCAAATTCTATTGAATTCAGCAAGATTTCAACTCTACCAGTAagctcaataaaaatttaaaaacacagcttcttttctctttaatgTTTATTAGTGCAGCTGGAAACATATTTTGTAGTCGGACGTCTGACGTCCTGATGTTGTTAATTCCGAAGGAGGTAGCTTTTCAGGACGACTACTCTTGACATTTCCTACCGTGGGATCGTCCCGGGGGTCGTTCATGCGGCTAGCTTAGAGACTTAGAAGTTCTTTGACTTGTAGGTCAGAGTTGAGCGGGTGGATTGATGGCCCATGCACACCCTATAACATTACAATACAATATTTTGTCCCTGATATCCATGAGATGGGAGGGAGGATCATCATTTTAGCATTCATCCCAACCAGTCGTTGAACTTCATAGCCAAAACAATTCACTCAATATAACATTGAAGTTTAGTTATTTTAGTAATACAACAAGGGAAACGTGGGAACAAAGGTATTCCAAATTgaatcaaagaaaagaacaagTTCTGTTGCATTGTCTGAGCAAGATGTTCAAACAATAAATAGTctgttagaaatattttttttactagagaatttattaatccacataattagacata
Encoded proteins:
- the LOC121268641 gene encoding uncharacterized protein LOC121268641 gives rise to the protein MTDQHQDPNPPKNSPSSSSSSNRIPGNGTDFSGHKVRYPNPPDASNPDPTTLREQWRFAIKQYSRWYSSAWGTAILAGISFFALGWIIKGSNPLPSFRDKHPEPSSSSASSSTDDANEARP